Genomic DNA from Oncorhynchus nerka isolate Pitt River linkage group LG17, Oner_Uvic_2.0, whole genome shotgun sequence:
TGTGACAGACCCTGAGGTCTCCCGAattgtgtgtctctgtagatgtTTTTGCCTGCTGGAGTGTTCATCAGCCTGGGGAAGTGTACAGGCTGCTGTTGGAATGAAAGCTTCATGGTGAGGACTGATGCTTTGGTTACTTATTGTGATTTCAGCCAGTGAGTCTATTACTGTGCAAAAAGCAAAGGTGACAGGTCAGCCTTGATGTGTTCTTCAGCTcaggtttttttttgttttgttgtaaACCGTCAAAGTAGGTTAGTGGATGTTATTTGGTTTGTTACACAAGGCTTTGATCCTATTAATAAAAGTACAGATGGTACAAAGGACTATTCTAACACTGTGAGGGACTATGCTAAGCTAATGCTATTAGGCTCATGAAAGGTAAGCTATGCCTAGCTAATCATACAAAGGGGCCATTGTAACACTATTAGGGGGTACACTATGTGAAGGATATGTGAAGGAGGCTTCACCATCAGGGAGTACAAAGCgtctgggtcagggagaggagcTGAACCTTATCTGTGTATAAACTGGTTTGTAACAGTGATAAGCCAACATTTCTCCTCATACAACCACACACTACTCCCAAGGGGATTGTTATGCAGttgaaccgtgtgtgtgtgtgtatatatttatatactaaTGTACAGTTTGTGTATTATATAGATGTGTGGGTCAGTAATGGCAGCTCTAGTGGGTCTGGCCGGCTCGGGATACTGTTTCATCATCTCAGCCATGGCCATGTTGGAGGGACCTCAGTGCTTCACTGCTCTGGGATGGTCTTATCCCTTCGCCAATGAGGGAGGAAGGTTAGGTTTACCCTCTTcacacaggaaatgtgaattattctgGAAATATTCTAGCTATGTAGGTTTCTTTTAGGTGCCAAAATGCATTGGAAACAAatcctctgtgagtgtgtgtgtctgtgttgttctgtttttgatttggagttaattttctgttgtgtgtccacttcctattgtgtgtgtgtgtgtgtgtgtgtgttatgaaatGACATCCTGTCGAGTGAGTCACAGCTTCTTAACTCTAATTAATATCAAACTGCAATACAGACTGTAATATACACAACTTTAATTTCTGTGTCTGTCCACAGGTACCTAATGGAGAAGGACACGTGGTCTAAGTGCCTGCAGCCTGTCAGCATTGTAGAGTGGAACGTGACCCTGATGTCCATCCTGCTGGGCCTCAGTGGGCTGGAGTTCATCATATGTGTCCTGCAGGTCATCAATGGGCTGGTGACAGCTGTCTGCAGACCCT
This window encodes:
- the LOC115145284 gene encoding transmembrane 4 L6 family member 1-like; the encoded protein is MCSMGFARSLGFALLPLAVCCIMANILLFFPGGEIQYVQQERLSRLIWFMMGIGGGGVLMFLPAGVFISLGKCTGCCWNESFMMCGSVMAALVGLAGSGYCFIISAMAMLEGPQCFTALGWSYPFANEGGRYLMEKDTWSKCLQPVSIVEWNVTLMSILLGLSGLEFIICVLQVINGLVTAVCRPCCYKQDYTLNA